A section of the Polyangium spumosum genome encodes:
- a CDS encoding translocation/assembly module TamB domain-containing protein codes for MAAGSAPTNKRTRKRGRRDVGRAFAVALCALFALVGAIPLVLGALVRTGPVRAWAARETAAVIERELGLVARYRVAVQAWPMAIDLEELVVDATDGGPPALAVERISVRPRVFSLLDGELDVGEVEVLGPRIRAVVKDGALQNLAFKLPVSPTSAEKTRAPFSSLAVTDARIDALVEGVHVVTSEVDVDVSAEDDGAFEIALRAGKSSIVRTHPMPGRPGEDMVDEDVICRLDTRVRVDAEGLLVRRLRLLGAADLDPDAATSPGCELPREDWRVVELELGALRVELPSGGAPIGVPAFRGRLRTRLPIPLAHRFVDTPWLTGAVGLDVEIEHDGKSTLPRVAGRIEADRPGLSGKVFATTLEGEVSIAEDVVRVSKVELGWADGQASIADVKIEPFAPGAPLSAGPIEVRDLQFPGLLRDLGVHPQAHVAWHLERGRFERFAGTLSPLSLDGPMEIATRNFEVFDKPTTDPARGHMMGVAEGKLRGTFRVRPTGIVLDDVAIQTPKSELFTTVKLFFRSFLDIDIAKGSHVDLSEISPLKDIPLAGIAEVSASARGPFTRPKIEADVSIKGFEFAAFSFGDVESARVFFEPFDLRLADVHLRKGDSRVRAPEVHVDFDAGPNVVVDANVDTQGAPHLWLHDFYKIVHLDDDPRFSEIDGNASGTARVHFVVGGPEDRCGSGRLRVKTKMHLEEVSLFGEKYSDGDVDVDLDWEDREAGAAGMHLDVHAASLRKGSGSILASVSVRPGGRITGQAIATGIPIDHLDALGRMGKPLDGSVSAIANIGGTVSQLEAQADVQISPIRIGPSSLPSSQLRVLMGSETTQVKTIGFTRCGNPRTAPFDRAEYERDASPGTFRVDGLLAGGQLSLEDVRVTRQKHKVVTGKVTTRGLDLGTLANLIPGVAFSATPPHGRLDAGIELRRLPLDDLAKSDVVVALTGLELDRGGQSVALRGTPGPIVVQNNTLALPDLELVVQSGSGLSAPIALGGRVQRLVTAPEFDVGLRVGPLDLGRLSADMPQVARAKGSLEANLRVQGTTNALRYGGSARLRGGELALRGLPVSIDDIEVDVAVTNSEVRILRGAAKVGGGEVSVTGRMPIRGFELGTAEASIVARGVKMPLGEGINLTADADLAAAFRPSTGDEERAEKNLPEVKGTVSLTSFTYSRPIALSLDLNQLAGGPKRTEVETYDPKNDALRFDVNVVSPRPMRFSNGLVDMQLEVTPPGLALSGTNQRYGARGNLRILPDSKLRLRNSEFTVREGSVRFDDPLRLAPRIDLRAQTEYRRYASTSGQGAPADTSTSAAATASLGQQWRINLYAHGDQENVKLDLTSDPPLGQEDIVLLLTLGLTRAEMDRGLASSLGETVGLEALAALTGADKAVKTIVPLIDEFRFGTSYSSRTGRTEPTVTLGKRITEDVRATVTTGITENREVRSSIEWRLGKRVIVQGAYDNTNDVSSSPLGNLGADLRWRLEFE; via the coding sequence ATGGCCGCAGGCAGCGCCCCGACGAACAAACGCACGCGAAAACGCGGGCGAAGGGACGTCGGGCGCGCGTTCGCCGTGGCGCTCTGCGCGCTGTTTGCCCTCGTCGGGGCCATCCCCCTCGTCCTCGGGGCGCTCGTGCGTACGGGCCCCGTCCGCGCCTGGGCCGCCCGCGAGACGGCCGCCGTGATCGAGCGCGAGCTCGGCCTCGTCGCGCGTTACCGCGTCGCCGTGCAGGCGTGGCCGATGGCGATCGACCTCGAAGAGCTCGTCGTGGACGCGACCGACGGAGGCCCGCCCGCGCTCGCCGTGGAGCGGATCAGCGTGCGCCCGCGGGTCTTTTCGCTCCTCGACGGGGAGCTCGACGTGGGCGAGGTCGAGGTGCTCGGCCCGCGGATCCGCGCCGTCGTGAAGGACGGCGCGCTCCAGAACCTCGCGTTCAAGCTGCCGGTCTCGCCGACGTCGGCCGAGAAGACACGCGCCCCGTTCTCCTCGCTCGCCGTGACGGACGCGCGTATCGACGCGCTCGTCGAGGGCGTGCACGTCGTGACGAGCGAGGTCGACGTGGACGTCTCGGCCGAGGACGACGGGGCCTTCGAGATCGCGCTCCGCGCCGGGAAATCGTCGATCGTCCGGACACACCCCATGCCCGGTCGGCCCGGCGAGGACATGGTCGACGAGGACGTGATCTGCCGGCTCGACACGCGGGTGCGCGTCGACGCGGAGGGGCTGCTCGTGCGGCGGCTCCGGCTGCTCGGCGCGGCGGACCTCGATCCGGACGCGGCGACGAGCCCGGGGTGCGAGCTTCCGCGGGAGGACTGGCGCGTGGTGGAGCTCGAGCTCGGCGCGCTGCGGGTGGAGCTCCCGTCGGGCGGGGCGCCGATCGGGGTGCCGGCGTTTCGCGGGCGCTTGCGGACGCGGCTGCCGATCCCGCTCGCGCATCGCTTCGTGGACACGCCTTGGCTCACGGGCGCCGTGGGGCTCGACGTGGAGATCGAGCACGACGGCAAGTCCACGCTGCCGCGCGTGGCGGGGCGCATCGAGGCCGATCGGCCGGGTCTGTCGGGCAAGGTCTTCGCGACGACGCTCGAGGGCGAGGTCTCGATCGCCGAGGACGTCGTGCGCGTGTCGAAGGTCGAGCTCGGGTGGGCCGACGGTCAGGCGTCGATCGCCGACGTGAAGATCGAGCCCTTCGCGCCCGGAGCGCCGCTCAGCGCGGGGCCGATCGAGGTCCGCGACCTCCAGTTCCCCGGCCTGCTCCGGGACCTCGGCGTGCACCCGCAGGCGCACGTGGCCTGGCACCTCGAGCGAGGCCGCTTCGAGCGGTTCGCCGGGACGCTCTCGCCGCTCTCGCTCGACGGGCCGATGGAGATCGCGACGAGGAACTTCGAGGTCTTCGACAAACCCACGACCGATCCGGCGCGCGGGCACATGATGGGCGTGGCCGAGGGCAAGCTGCGCGGCACGTTCCGCGTGCGGCCGACGGGGATCGTCCTCGACGACGTCGCGATCCAGACGCCGAAGTCGGAGCTCTTCACGACGGTAAAGCTCTTCTTCAGGAGCTTCCTCGACATCGACATCGCGAAGGGCTCGCACGTCGACCTGTCGGAGATCTCGCCGCTCAAGGACATCCCGCTCGCGGGGATCGCGGAGGTCAGCGCCTCGGCGCGCGGGCCGTTCACGCGCCCCAAGATCGAGGCCGACGTGTCGATCAAGGGCTTCGAGTTCGCGGCGTTCTCGTTCGGCGACGTGGAGAGCGCGCGTGTCTTCTTCGAGCCCTTCGACCTGCGCCTCGCGGACGTGCACCTGCGCAAGGGCGACAGCCGCGTCCGCGCGCCCGAGGTGCACGTGGACTTCGACGCGGGCCCGAACGTCGTGGTGGACGCGAACGTGGACACGCAGGGCGCGCCGCACCTCTGGCTCCACGACTTCTACAAGATCGTCCACCTCGACGACGACCCGCGCTTCAGCGAGATCGACGGCAACGCGAGCGGGACGGCGCGCGTGCATTTCGTGGTCGGCGGGCCCGAGGATCGCTGCGGCTCGGGGCGGCTGCGGGTGAAGACGAAGATGCACCTCGAGGAAGTCTCGCTCTTCGGCGAGAAGTACTCGGACGGGGACGTCGACGTCGATCTCGACTGGGAAGATCGCGAGGCGGGCGCCGCGGGCATGCACCTCGACGTGCACGCGGCGAGCCTGCGCAAGGGCTCGGGCTCGATCCTCGCGAGCGTCTCGGTTCGTCCGGGCGGACGTATCACGGGGCAAGCGATCGCCACGGGGATCCCGATCGATCACCTCGACGCGCTCGGCCGCATGGGCAAGCCGCTCGACGGATCGGTCTCGGCCATCGCGAACATCGGCGGCACGGTGAGCCAGCTCGAAGCGCAAGCCGACGTGCAGATCTCGCCGATCCGAATCGGGCCCTCGTCGCTGCCGTCGTCGCAGCTCCGCGTGCTCATGGGCTCCGAGACCACGCAGGTGAAGACGATCGGCTTCACGCGTTGCGGCAACCCACGCACGGCGCCCTTCGATCGGGCCGAGTACGAGCGGGACGCGTCTCCGGGCACGTTCCGCGTCGACGGCCTCCTCGCGGGCGGGCAGCTCTCTCTCGAGGACGTGCGTGTCACGCGGCAGAAGCACAAGGTCGTGACGGGCAAGGTCACGACCCGCGGGCTCGACCTCGGCACGCTCGCGAACCTGATCCCCGGCGTCGCGTTCAGCGCCACGCCGCCGCACGGCAGGCTCGACGCGGGGATCGAGCTCCGCAGGCTGCCGCTCGACGATCTCGCGAAGAGCGACGTCGTCGTCGCGCTGACGGGGCTCGAGCTCGATCGCGGCGGCCAGAGCGTCGCGCTCCGCGGGACGCCGGGGCCGATCGTCGTGCAGAACAACACCCTCGCCCTGCCCGACCTCGAGCTCGTGGTGCAGAGCGGCTCGGGTTTGTCGGCGCCGATCGCGCTCGGCGGGCGGGTGCAGCGCCTCGTGACCGCGCCCGAGTTCGACGTGGGCCTGCGCGTCGGGCCGCTCGATCTCGGCCGCCTGTCCGCGGACATGCCGCAGGTCGCGCGGGCGAAGGGCTCGCTCGAGGCGAACCTGCGCGTGCAAGGCACGACGAACGCGCTCCGGTACGGCGGTTCGGCGCGGCTGCGCGGCGGCGAGCTCGCGCTGCGCGGGCTGCCTGTGTCGATCGACGACATCGAGGTCGACGTGGCGGTCACGAACAGCGAGGTGCGCATCCTGCGCGGCGCGGCGAAGGTCGGCGGCGGCGAGGTGAGCGTGACGGGGCGCATGCCGATCCGCGGCTTCGAGCTCGGCACGGCCGAGGCGTCGATCGTCGCGCGTGGCGTGAAGATGCCGCTCGGCGAGGGCATCAACCTGACCGCGGACGCCGACCTCGCCGCGGCGTTCCGGCCGAGCACCGGCGACGAGGAGCGCGCTGAGAAGAACCTGCCCGAGGTGAAGGGGACGGTCTCGCTCACCTCGTTCACCTACTCGAGGCCGATCGCGCTCAGCCTCGATCTGAACCAGCTCGCGGGCGGGCCGAAGCGCACCGAGGTCGAGACGTACGATCCGAAGAACGACGCGCTGCGCTTCGACGTGAACGTGGTCTCGCCGCGGCCGATGCGCTTCTCGAACGGGCTCGTGGACATGCAGCTCGAGGTGACGCCGCCCGGGCTCGCGCTCTCCGGGACGAACCAGCGCTACGGCGCGCGCGGCAACCTGCGCATCCTGCCGGACTCGAAGCTCAGGCTGCGGAACAGCGAGTTCACGGTGCGCGAGGGCTCGGTTCGTTTCGACGATCCCTTGCGCCTCGCGCCGCGGATCGATCTACGCGCGCAGACCGAGTACCGGCGCTACGCGTCGACGAGCGGGCAAGGCGCGCCTGCGGACACGAGCACGAGCGCGGCGGCGACCGCGAGCCTCGGCCAGCAGTGGCGCATCAACCTGTACGCCCACGGCGATCAGGAGAACGTGAAGCTCGATCTCACGAGTGATCCGCCGCTCGGCCAGGAGGACATCGTCCTGCTCCTGACGCTCGGCCTCACGCGGGCGGAGATGGATCGCGGGCTCGCCTCGTCGCTCGGCGAGACCGTGGGCCTCGAGGCGCTCGCGGCGCTCACCGGCGCCGACAAGGCCGTGAAGACGATCGTGCCGCTCATCGACGAGTTCCGGTTCGGCACGTCGTACTCGTCGCGCACGGGCCGCACCGAGCCCACGGTCACGCTCGGCAAGCGCATCACCGAGGACGTACGCGCCACCGTGACCACGGGCATCACCGAGAACCGCGAGGTCCGCTCGAGCATCGAGTGGCGCCTCGGCAAGCGCGTCATCGTGCAGGGCGCGTACGACAACACGAACGACGTCTCGAGCTCGCCCCTCGGCAACCTCGGCGCCGACTTGCGCTGGCGTCTGGAGTTCGAATGA
- a CDS encoding phosphate/phosphite/phosphonate ABC transporter substrate-binding protein encodes MADPTILIGAVAYDPKVVTIWEGMREHFQEHGVALDFALFSSYERQIEALVHGHVDIAWNSGISHVRVKRRTEGKVVGIAMRDRDRDVCSKILIRREVVVRKLTDLHGKTLAVGTRDSAQSRILPLYYLKQAGVDLNQVKILAFDSDLGKHGDTGASEHAVLAAVHEGRAHAGAVGSLVFSAEQAAGHVDPRIVDVLWTTPTFDLRIFDAMPTLATDKVEAFRRILSEMSYANPKHRKLLDMEGLRRWVPGREQSYTPVRAALDDLPGYS; translated from the coding sequence ATGGCTGATCCAACGATCCTGATAGGCGCGGTCGCGTACGACCCGAAGGTCGTGACCATCTGGGAGGGCATGCGCGAGCACTTCCAGGAGCACGGCGTCGCCCTCGATTTCGCGCTTTTCTCCAGCTACGAGCGGCAGATCGAGGCCCTCGTCCACGGGCACGTCGACATCGCCTGGAACTCGGGCATCTCCCACGTGCGTGTGAAGCGGCGCACCGAAGGCAAGGTCGTCGGCATCGCCATGCGAGACCGCGATCGCGACGTTTGCTCCAAGATCTTGATCCGCCGCGAGGTCGTCGTTCGCAAGCTCACGGATCTTCACGGCAAGACGCTGGCCGTGGGCACACGCGACTCGGCGCAGTCGCGGATCTTGCCGCTCTATTACTTGAAGCAGGCGGGCGTGGATCTGAACCAGGTGAAGATCCTCGCGTTCGACTCCGATCTCGGCAAACACGGGGACACGGGCGCGAGCGAGCACGCGGTGCTCGCGGCCGTGCACGAGGGGCGGGCGCACGCGGGCGCGGTCGGGAGCCTCGTCTTTTCGGCCGAGCAGGCGGCGGGGCACGTGGATCCCCGCATCGTCGACGTCCTCTGGACGACGCCGACCTTCGACCTGCGGATCTTCGACGCGATGCCCACGCTCGCCACGGACAAGGTCGAGGCGTTCCGGCGCATCCTCTCGGAGATGTCGTACGCGAACCCGAAGCACCGGAAGCTGCTCGACATGGAGGGCCTGCGCCGCTGGGTCCCCGGCCGCGAGCAGAGCTACACGCCCGTGCGCGCCGCGCTCGACGATCTGCCCGGCTACTCCTGA